The Candidatus Limnocylindrales bacterium genome has a segment encoding these proteins:
- the glyS gene encoding glycine--tRNA ligase subunit beta, which produces MPKELLLEIGTEEIPSSFVLMALKDIEQNARKLFETYRIGFSEIKALGTPRRLTLYMGQVEERQQDFVTEVLGPAKRVAYDEKGNPTKAAWGFARGQGVTVEELQIKVTDRGEYVCVIKREKGGETDTLLRKILPELITSLSFPKSMRWGESRLRFARPIHWILALFGGEVVDFQLEELRSGSLTYGHRFLKPQAIPIQDFSTYLQALREAYVIVDPDERRESIQKQLVEVASQQGGKPLEDEALLDTVTFLVEYPRVIWGQFDPGYLKLPRELLITTLREHQKYFSVVDSRGQLLPYFLVVSNMVARDMSIIRQGNERVLKARLADAEFFFHEDQKRPLETRLEDLKQVIFQEKLGTSYEKVQRFTQLALYLASMVDESSKPLVARTAQLCKADLVTEMVKEFPNLQGIMGSEYARLSGEPEEVVKGILEHYRPRFAGDAIPESTSGALVSLADKLDTIVGCFGINLIPTGSEDPYALRRQALGIIHIILGKEYSLSLNALISQSLQLLQGKLLRPPEEVKKEVLEFFKVRFINLLTGQGIRQDTIEAVLSVEFDDLVDSYKRILALAEFRNDPGFESLLIAFKRVINIIPKGFSGKVNPNLFERDEEKDLYQAVLKIKDLVASAFAQKEYRKALTEISTLRSPVDRFFTGVMVMVEDPEIRANRLALLDTIADLFRGFADFSKLVV; this is translated from the coding sequence ATGCCCAAAGAATTGCTACTAGAAATTGGAACTGAAGAAATACCGAGTAGCTTTGTCCTGATGGCTCTCAAGGACATAGAACAAAACGCGAGAAAACTATTTGAGACTTATCGGATTGGTTTTTCTGAGATAAAAGCCCTGGGAACCCCTCGTCGTTTAACTCTGTACATGGGTCAGGTTGAGGAGAGACAACAGGATTTTGTTACAGAAGTTCTGGGTCCTGCAAAACGTGTGGCTTATGATGAAAAGGGGAATCCTACAAAGGCTGCATGGGGGTTTGCCCGGGGGCAGGGAGTAACGGTTGAAGAACTCCAGATTAAGGTGACCGACCGAGGAGAGTATGTCTGTGTTATTAAGCGGGAGAAAGGCGGCGAGACAGATACGCTACTTCGTAAAATTCTACCGGAACTCATAACTTCTTTATCGTTTCCTAAATCCATGCGATGGGGAGAAAGCCGTTTAAGATTTGCCAGACCGATTCACTGGATTCTTGCCCTTTTTGGAGGGGAAGTGGTAGATTTTCAACTTGAAGAACTCCGAAGTGGTTCCTTGACCTATGGTCATCGATTTCTCAAACCGCAAGCCATCCCAATCCAGGATTTTTCCACTTATCTTCAAGCCCTTAGGGAAGCTTATGTGATTGTAGATCCCGATGAACGACGGGAATCTATCCAGAAACAACTTGTAGAAGTCGCCTCTCAGCAAGGGGGTAAACCTCTGGAAGATGAAGCACTTCTGGATACTGTTACCTTCCTGGTCGAATATCCCAGGGTTATTTGGGGTCAATTTGATCCGGGCTATTTAAAATTACCCCGGGAACTTCTGATTACAACCCTGCGTGAACATCAAAAGTACTTTTCTGTAGTGGATTCCAGGGGTCAACTGCTTCCTTACTTTCTCGTTGTCAGCAACATGGTGGCCAGGGATATGAGTATTATTCGGCAGGGAAATGAGCGGGTTCTGAAAGCCCGTTTAGCCGACGCCGAATTTTTCTTCCATGAAGATCAGAAACGTCCTTTAGAAACTCGATTAGAGGATTTAAAGCAGGTTATTTTCCAGGAAAAATTAGGAACTTCCTATGAAAAGGTTCAAAGATTTACTCAATTAGCTTTATATCTAGCCTCGATGGTAGATGAATCCTCAAAACCCCTGGTAGCTCGGACAGCACAGCTCTGTAAAGCAGATCTGGTTACGGAGATGGTCAAAGAATTTCCCAACTTACAGGGAATCATGGGAAGCGAATATGCCCGGTTATCCGGAGAACCCGAAGAGGTCGTGAAGGGAATCCTGGAACACTATCGCCCCCGGTTCGCAGGAGATGCGATCCCAGAGTCAACCTCCGGAGCGCTGGTCAGTCTGGCAGATAAATTAGACACCATTGTGGGTTGTTTTGGGATTAACCTGATTCCCACCGGTTCTGAGGATCCCTATGCACTTCGACGACAGGCCCTGGGAATTATCCATATCATCCTGGGGAAAGAATATTCCCTGTCGCTGAATGCTCTGATTTCCCAATCCTTACAATTACTTCAAGGAAAACTTCTTCGACCTCCTGAAGAGGTGAAAAAAGAAGTTCTGGAATTCTTTAAAGTTCGATTTATAAATCTCCTGACCGGTCAGGGAATCCGCCAGGATACCATAGAAGCCGTACTTTCTGTGGAGTTTGATGATCTGGTTGATAGTTATAAGCGCATCTTAGCCCTTGCCGAATTTAGAAATGATCCGGGCTTTGAATCGCTTCTGATTGCCTTTAAGCGGGTCATCAATATTATCCCCAAGGGCTTCTCGGGTAAGGTAAATCCGAATCTTTTCGAGCGTGACGAAGAAAAGGATCTGTACCAGGCCGTACTTAAAATAAAAGATCTGGTTGCTTCAGCCTTTGCGCAGAAGGAATACAGAAAAGCTTTGACCGAGATTTCAACCCTTCGATCTCCGGTCGATAGGTTTTTTACCGGCGTAATGGTGATGGTTGAAGATCCGGAAATTCGCGCTAATCGTCTGGCCCTGCTGGATACTATTGCAGATCTCTTTAGAGGATTTGCAGATTTCTCCAAGCTGGTGGTCTAA
- a CDS encoding segregation/condensation protein A has protein sequence MPYNIKLPIYEGPLDLLLHLIKKNKIDISDIPIALITHQYLEYLEAMKELNLEIAGEFLVMAATLLHIKSRMLLPQVQAENPEEEDPRTELVQKLVEYQKFRELALKLEELDTYQSQLYVREPLPEERPDVEIEYEFEVSLFDLISAFHKALKSLEAQTPYRVEVERIDIQQKMIELLEILETTPSLSFTTLLKNTLHKVELIVLFLGILELAKLGQIFLSQSEFCGEIWIHRRQEGE, from the coding sequence ATGCCTTATAATATCAAATTACCCATTTACGAAGGTCCCCTGGATCTGCTCTTACATCTCATCAAAAAGAACAAAATCGATATCTCCGATATTCCCATCGCCCTTATAACCCATCAATATCTGGAGTATTTAGAGGCCATGAAAGAGTTAAACCTGGAAATAGCCGGAGAGTTCCTGGTTATGGCGGCTACACTCCTCCATATTAAGTCACGGATGCTGTTACCCCAGGTTCAAGCAGAAAATCCGGAAGAGGAAGATCCCAGAACGGAATTGGTTCAGAAGCTCGTAGAGTATCAGAAATTTCGAGAACTGGCTCTGAAACTGGAGGAATTAGATACCTATCAAAGTCAACTCTATGTCAGAGAACCTCTTCCAGAAGAGCGACCCGATGTAGAAATCGAGTATGAGTTTGAAGTCAGTTTATTTGACTTGATTTCGGCCTTTCATAAGGCTTTGAAGTCTCTAGAAGCTCAGACCCCTTATCGGGTGGAAGTAGAACGAATTGATATTCAACAAAAAATGATTGAGTTGTTGGAGATCCTTGAAACCACTCCTTCCCTTTCTTTTACCACCCTGCTTAAAAACACGCTTCATAAGGTCGAACTCATCGTGCTATTTCTCGGAATCTTAGAACTGGCAAAATTGGGTCAGATCTTTCTCAGCCAATCGGAATTTTGTGGAGAGATCTGGATCCATCGCAGGCAGGAAGGGGAATAA
- a CDS encoding NUDIX hydrolase, whose product MQPHSHDPHHRPHPSHSEKEKIKFCYRCGGSLIEKFLTEENKPRLICSRCELIVYLDPKVATGTIPQKEGKIVLLKRNIEPARGKWTFPGGYMDRGEVASEAAIRETKEEIGLDVKVTSLLNVYSYPGVDVIVIVYLAEILGGELSPGLEAQEVRFFSPDEIPWEELAFQSTRDALRELLNRNKRY is encoded by the coding sequence ATGCAGCCGCATTCCCATGATCCACACCATCGACCTCACCCTTCCCATTCTGAGAAGGAGAAAATTAAGTTTTGTTATCGTTGTGGAGGTTCTCTCATTGAAAAGTTCCTGACAGAGGAAAACAAACCCAGACTTATATGTAGTCGGTGTGAACTGATCGTATATCTGGATCCCAAGGTTGCAACCGGAACCATTCCTCAGAAGGAGGGAAAGATTGTTTTATTGAAGAGAAACATCGAACCTGCACGGGGTAAGTGGACCTTTCCAGGCGGTTATATGGATCGTGGTGAAGTTGCATCGGAAGCCGCCATCCGTGAAACCAAAGAGGAAATCGGTCTGGATGTCAAAGTAACCTCGCTTCTAAATGTTTACTCTTACCCGGGTGTGGACGTGATCGTTATAGTTTATCTGGCTGAAATCCTTGGAGGTGAACTTAGTCCAGGTCTGGAAGCTCAGGAAGTCCGATTCTTCTCTCCAGATGAAATTCCCTGGGAAGAACTGGCTTTTCAAAGTACCCGAGATGCTTTACGAGAGTTATTAAACCGTAACAAGAGGTATTAA